In Podospora pseudopauciseta strain CBS 411.78 chromosome 3, whole genome shotgun sequence, one genomic interval encodes:
- a CDS encoding hypothetical protein (COG:C; EggNog:ENOG503NXGG), whose product MEVTSALAASQAFTKSPLSFQQQKPTEDGIPRSFYELEKPLITNLDDIDSQSSTSQSSSEQDQDQQSSSSQSSPPTEDQPPLSDFEKALLHPQPTSAPYPLPPAPTPISVLPLDLKTPDSFVPRDPALIRLTGVHPFNVEAPLTPLYDQGFLTTLNLHYVRNHGPVPQVHDADALSWSFTIEGLCSSPITLTLADLISSRFEDEVVSYPVTLVCAGNRRKEQNQVRKSKGFSWGAAGLSTSLWTGLPLGHLLSLAGVNTRKGKFVHFEGADALPNGYYGTSVKLSHAMDPERGMMISWLMNGLPLHPDHGKPLRVIIPGMIGGRSVKWLKKMIISDKPSENWYHIYDNRVLPTTISPEESGNGTEEMVQIWKDERYAIYDLNTNSAVVYPQHEETVQIQDGATYELKGYAYAGGGKRVTRMEISLDQGKTWLLGNISYPEDLYRTETESRIYGGRLDLSQNGRDASFCWCFWSLALPVGTLAGASDIVVRAMDEAMMVQPRDMYWSVLGMMNNPWFRVVIHHDTTSNTLRFEHPTQPALQPGGWMERVKRSGGDLTNGFWGERQAGGETLTNPITSPPEKEIPLTNPAISREVSLEELRSHDSEASPWFVLNGEVYDGTAFLEGHPGGAASIINAAAQDISDEFLAIHSENAKAMMPRYHIGTLPPSSLPLLSLPTPSSPPATPRPSFLHPKQWLPATLISKTKVSPNTKIFTFTLQHATQTLGLPVGQHLLVRLSSPETIIRAYTPISPGSLPTGTLSLLIKIYPPSPDSPSSGGKMTLALDALPLHSPVEFKGPVGKFLYLSPGLCSVNSKQRNVTKLVMICAGSGITPIFQVLRAILSSPPSLDPTKCLVLDGNRVEEDILCRDELDAMARGNKERMELVYSLSRPQASWQGRKGRMDRPFFESAVGKPDPEGKTLVLVCGPEGLERAIRETFTGRGGLGWDEGDVVFF is encoded by the exons ATGGAAGTGACTTCAGCTCTTGCTGCCTCTCAGGCGTTCACCAAGTCCCCTCTCAGCttccaacaacaaaagcCCACTGAAGATGGTATCCCACGAAGCTTCTATGAGCTCGAGAAGCCATTGATTACCAACCTCGACGATATCGACTCCCAATCCAGCACATCACAGTCTTCCTCAGAGCAGGACCAAGATCAAcaatcctcatcatcacagtcatcaccaccgacggAAGACCAGCCGCCTCTTTCGGACTTTGAGAAAgcccttcttcacccacAGCCAACTTCGGCACCATATCCATTGCCGCCAGCTCCCACTCCGATCTCAGTGCTGCCTCTTGATCTCAAGACACCAGACAGCTTTGTCCCAAGAGACCCTGCCCTTATCAGGCTGACAGGCGTCCACCCCTTCAACGTCGAGGCCCCTCTCACGCCTTTATACGACCAGGGGTTCCTCACTACCCTCAATCTTCACTATGTTCGCAACCACGGACCGGTTCCTCAGGTTCACGATGCCGACGCTCTATCATGGTCTTTCACCATCGAAGGCCTCTGCTCTTCACCAATCACCCTCACTTTGGCAGATCTCATCTCCTCCCGTTTCGAAGATGAAGTCGTCTCCTACCCAGTAACACTAGTCTGCGCTGGTAACCGCCGTAAAGAACAGAACCAGGTCCGCAAATCCAAAGGCTTCTCGTGGGGCGCCGCCGGCCTTTCAACATCTCTCTGGACCGGTCTACCACTCGGCCACCTCCTTTCCCTTGCCGGCGTCAACACTCGCAAGGGGAAATTTGTGCACTTTGAGGGCGCTGATGCCCTCCCCAACGGCTACTACGGGACGTCAGTGAAGCTGAGCCATGCCATGGACCCAGAAAGAGGCATGATGATCTCCTGGCTGATGAACggtctccctctccaccccgaCCACGGCAAGCCCCTTCGAGTGATCATCCCGGGTATGATTGGTGGGAGAAGCGTGAAATGGCTCAAGAAGATGATCATCAGCGACAAACCCTCGGAGAACTGGTATCACATCTACGACAACCGCGTCCTGCCCACCACAATCAGCCCCGAAGAAAGCGGCAACGGGACAGAAGAGATGGTCCAAATCTGGAAAGATGAGCGGTACGCCATCTACGACCTAAACACCAACTCGGCCGTCGTGTACCCCCAACACGAAGAAACCGTCCAAATCCAAGACGGAGCCACCTACGAGCTCAAAGGCTACGCCtacgccggcggcggcaaaaGAGTCACCCGCATGGAGATTTCCCTGGATCAAGGCAAGACCTGGCTTTTGGGCAACATCTCTTACCCCGAAGACCTCTACCGCACCGAGACAGAAAGCCGCATCTACGGCGGCCGTCTCGACCTCTCCCAAAACGGGCGCGACGCCTCCTTCTGCTGGTGTTTCTGGTCTCTCGCTCTCCCTGTCGGCACCCTCGCCGGGGCGTCTGACATTGTCGTCCGCGCCATGGACGAGGCGATGATGGTCCAGCCTAGGGACATGTACTGGTCGGTCCTGGGGATGATGAACAACCCCTGGTTCCGCGTCGTCATCCACCACGACACgacctccaacaccctccgGTTTgaacacccaacccaacccgcCCTCCAACCCGGAGGCTGGATGGAACGGGTGAAAAGGTCAGGCGGCGACCTCACAAACGGCTTTTGGGGCGAGCGCCAAGCGGGCGGCgaaaccctcaccaaccctaTAACCTCCCCACCAGAGAAGGAAATCCCCCTGACAAACCCCGCCATCTCCCGCGAGGTTTCTCTAGAAGAGCTTCGCTCTCACGACAGCGAAGCCTCCCCTTGGTTTGTTCTGAACGGGGAAGTCTACGATGGCACCGCCTTTCTCGAAGGCCACCCCGGCGGCGCCGCCTCCATAATCAACGCCGCAGCTCAGGATATATCAGATGAATTCCTCGCCATCC ACAGCGAAAACGCCAAAGCAATGATGCCCCGATACCACATcggcaccctccccccctcctccctccccctcctctccctccccaccccatcctccccccctgccaccccccgcccctcgttcctccaccccaaacaATGGCTCCCCGCCACTTTAATCTCCAAAACAAAAGTatcccccaacaccaaaatCTTCACTTTCACCCTCCAACACGCAACCCAaaccctcggcctccccgTTGGCCAACACCTCCTCGTCCGCCTTTCCTCCCCAGAAACAATAATAAGAGCCtacacccccatctcccccggctccctccccaccggaaccctctccctcctcataaAAAtctaccccccctcccccgattCCCCCTCTAGCGGAGGGAAAATGACGCTCGCCCTCgacgccctccccctccactcccCGGTGGAATTCAAAGGCCCGGTCGGCAAGTTTCTCTACTTATCCCCCGGGCTATGTTCCGTAAACTCCAAGCAGCGAAACGTCACCAAGCTGGTCATGATCTGCGCCGGGAGCGGCATCACCCCCATCTTCCAGGTCCTCCGCGcaatcctctcctcccccccctccctcgacccAACAAAATGTCTTGTCCTCGACGGCAACAGGGTAGAAGAAGATATCTTGTGCAGAGACGAGCTCGACGCCATGGCAAGGGGCAATAAGGAGAGGATGGAATTGGTATACAGCCTCAGCCGCCCCCAGGCCTCCTGGCAAGGCAGAAAAGGGAGGATGGACCGCCCGTTCTTCGAATCCGCCGTCGGAAAGCCAGATCCAGAAGGGAAAACGCTGGTGTTGGTTTGCGGGCCTGAGGGGTTGGAAAGGGCGATAAGAGAAACATTCACCGGAAGGGGCGGGTTGGGCTGGGACGAGGGGGATGTCGTCTTCTTTTGA
- a CDS encoding hypothetical protein (COG:S; EggNog:ENOG503NWFS) — MEGLPNGSANVINTSTASYSSQPAVSQHPIQQQHQQQHHSTGLPPQTLPPLQPSHPAMQQPPYGSYPHGSRTPSAPNTPVTNNMTSYPPPPNQSAGRGAGNYPMMNNSYPTQGYPASTSTMMPNTTAAAAHPQPIAPAPSPAGARAPPVLRPMPASGMPQAGISSPYVQSPMMGQNGMLPEGGDQPTHVVGSQGRRGILPSAPGRPAAPAPGTTAKNPIPQKDADGKFPCPHCTKTYLHAKHLKRHLLRHTGDRPYMCVLCRDTFSRSDILKRHFIKCSVRRGNPTGASHLSHPQAHVKKNAAAQQKAIEGEVNHMNGMPSIPGDGMVQHPFGLISAPEAMTNMANDQNQLSRSSSINRIEDANRDRRSMTGSVMGASTRPGSFDQTYTGGDVSNNMTANINPQLANYSMPQNGTGMPFLGGQGGDQWAQMFSQEKATAAKPDPNSGSARAVGIIPGDTATDSSTFPSWGIPPSYPNAYHHLSRRIIEFLCPTSDPTNPTAQLVNHHFQPDNIRHFLEQYTNYHVHFATVHIPTFRALDAYVGLLAAMCIVGACYSDRTPPDNIREIMEVLRTSFESSSLLFRASLAQDEGFAQTYDWASNSALEEFQAIAHVQVLFTWHGTAAQRQKARRIWPLIANLARKAGLLHLSQGESSFSPLHQSSFASQNFPASQFDWQRWVGQEARVRTMYLIFIYDAALGLYFNCGPEFTPFDLRLPLPADDAAWEASNAVECAEALGLCGPAAAERRNPDGTRRTTQPEMRMVLKALLDNSYRVLPGSTNLYGKFILIHALLDILRQVQLEGRNAISRSSTPLPTNAWFVDAQGSSVPHGNGRTTPTDIAANLVDPQTLKTLITALDKFKANWDHDMAVQFPPSAAAYLGRYGFCRDGIHFYWLATHLLRTTRHVDLVMNPDQRFARVIHMLKSVKNWVLTDGAARGEDMGSVGDIDEAYGAVDTTLDMTQLFRRLPYTTR; from the exons ATGGAAGGTCTGCCAAACGGCTCGGCGAATGTCATAAACACGTCGACGGCTTCGTATTCCTCTCAGCCAGCCGTGTCACAGCATCccatccagcagcagcaccagcagcagcaccactcCACGGGCCTCCCTCCGCAGACCCTGCCGCCgctccaacccagccatccGGCTATGCAACAGCCTCCTTACGGGAGCTATCCCCACGGTTCTCGGACGCCTTCCGCTCCCAATACTcccgtcaccaacaacatgaCCAGCTACCCGCCTCCGCCCAACCAAAGTGCTGGACGCGGCGCTGGAAACTACCCCATGATGAACAACAGCTATCCCACTCAGGGCTATCCCgccagcacctccaccatGATGCCGAACACCACGGCCGCTGCCGCGCATCCTCAGCCAATTGCCCCGGCCCCATCTCCGGCCGGCGCCCGGGCTCCACCTGTTCTCCGCCCGATGCCGGCTAGTGGAATGCCGCAGGCTGGCATTAGCTCCCCCTACGTTCAGAGCCCCATGATGGGCCAGAACGGCATGCTGCCCGAGGGTGGCGACCAGCCGACTCACGTTGTTGGTTCCCAGGGCCGCAGAGGTATCCTCCCTAGTGCTCCGGGCCGGCCTgccgctcctgctcctgGCACCACCGCCAAGAACCCGATCCCCCAGAAGGATGCGGACGGCAAGTTTCCTTGCCCTCACTGCACTAAGACCTATCTTCATGCCAAGCATCTGAAGCGTCATTTGCTCAGAC ACACCGGCGATCGCCCCTACATGTGTGTCCTGTGCCGCGACACCTTCTCGCGTAGCGACATCCTCAAGCGTCACTTCATCAAGTGCTCGGTTAGACGTGGCAACCCTACGGGTGCGAGCCATTTGTCTCACCCGCAGGCGCACGTCAAGAAgaatgctgctgctcagcAGAAGGCCATTGAAGGTGAGGTGAACCACATGAATGGCATGCCCAGCATTCCGGGTGACGGAATGGTGCAGCATCCATTTGGCCTGATCTCTGCCCCTGAAGCCATGACCAACATGGCCAACGATCAGAATCAATTGTCGAGATCGAGCAGCATTAACCGAATCGAAGACGCCAATCGCGATAGGAGAAGCATGACTGGGTCTGTCATGGGCGCGTCGACGCGTCCTGGCAGCTTTGACCAGACTTATACCGGCGGCGACGTTTCGAACAACATGACggccaacatcaacccccagcTGGCGAACTACAGCATGCCCCAGAACGGGACCGGCATGCCCTTCCTCGGCGGCCAGGGCGGCGACCAGTGGGCGCAGATGTTCTCACAG GAGAAGGCGACCGCGGCCAAGCCCGATCCTAACTCTGGCTCTGCGCGAGCGGTTGGCATCATTCCGGGCGACACAGCCACCGACTCGTCGACGTTCCCCTCATGGGGAATTCCGCCCTCGTATCCTAACGCCTATCACCACCTGTCCCGCAGAATCATCGAGTTTTTGTGCCCCACCTCTGATCCCACTAATCCCACTGCCCAACTCGTCAACCATCATTTCCAGCCCGACAACATTCGACATTTCTTGGAACAGTATACCAACTATCACGTGCACTTTGCTACCGTCCACATTCCCACGTTCCGCGCCCTGGACGCCTATGTCGGCCTTTTGGCTGCTATGTGCATCGTAGGCGCATGCTACTCGGACCGAACCCCCCCGGACAACATTCGGGAGATTATGGAAGTGCTCAGGACCTCGTTTGAAAGCTCATCTCTTTTGTTCAGGGCTTCACTGGCTCAGGATGAGGGATTTGCGCAAACCTATGACTGGGCATCCAACTCGGCCCTGGAAGAGTTCCAGGCAATCGCACATGTTCAAGTTTTGTTTACCTGGCACGGTACCGCAGCCCAACGCCAGAAAGCTCGGCGAATTTGGCCTCTAATTGCCAATCTGGCTCGCAAGGCTGGATTGTTACACCTTTCGCAAGGAGAATCGTCTTTcagccctctccaccagTCAAGCTTTGCCTCGCAAAACTTCCCAGCTTCGCAGTTTGATTGGCAACGCTGGGTGGGTCAGGAGGCTCGTGTCAGAACTATGTATCTTATTTTCATCTACGATGCGGCTTTGGGGCTCTATTTCAACTGCGGTCCCGAGTTCACCCCATTCGATCTTcggctccctctccctgcGGATGACGCAGCGTGGGAGGCGAGCAACGCGGTTGAGTGTGCTGAAGCTCTGGGGCTCTGTGGGCCTGCAGCTGCCGAAAGACGAAATCCCGATGGCACTCGACGTACGACACAACCCGAAATGCGCATGGTTCTCAAGGCGTTGCTCGACAACAGCTATCGAGTTTTGCCGGGGTCGACCAACCTCTACGGGAAATTCATTCTTATTCATGCCCTACTCGACATCCTGAGACAGGTTCAATTGGAGGGCAGGAATGCCATCAGTCGATCTAGCACCCCTTTGCCGACAAACGCCTGGTTTGTGGATGCGCAAGGAAGCTCTGTTCCGCATGGTAATGGTCGCACGACTCCCACGGATATTGCTGCGAACCTTGTCGATCCGCAGACTTTGAAGACGTTGATAACGGCTTTGGACAAGTTCAAGGCAAACTGGGATCATGACATGGCAGTCCAGTTCCCTCCATCGGCCGCGGCATATCTTGGACGGTATGGATTCTGCAGGGACGGCATCCATTTTTACTGGCTAGCGACCCATCTTTTGAGGACAACACGGCACGTCGATCTCGTCATGAACCCCGATCAACGATTTGCACGCGTCATCCACATGCTAAAGTCGGTCAAGAATTGGGTTCTTACAGATGGGGCTGCGCGGGGGGAGGATATGGGATCAGTGGGGGACATCGATGAGGCCTACGGTGCGGTGGACACGACACTGGACATGACTCAACTATTCAGGCGTCTCCCCTATACGACGAGGTAG
- the NMD2 gene encoding mRNA decay protein (EggNog:ENOG503NUZF; COG:A; BUSCO:EOG09260BZ0) — protein MDRARRRELRELNQRAWNGEKDLFPVGKSLDSTMKKNTAFIKRLRTAISPATMNTFLQEIKTVSLSKYLSEIVSACHEGLCKLKSPGEIEAGVEIVSALHQRFGPDEFTMYLGWYLGKAMATPDKSFLKTLSAEAKEKEERDRLTRQRVLLRVVTELWLVGILKTLDDIKRPDDAANGTTGKTTEVKSRAAAKGGAAEPFPLEVLKDLLGHDREHANLPLLVIFVKAFSWDVLGVKSDSRKTVGEDGTTKEDETNEEQDGTTEEDAPFTSPELQERFRNVLRRYFEDVKGHLVRDQKAIFSQSRKNAEAYVKSGEVFEDRQANFEKQVKAQERLVANAHVIAEIIGAEMPELKDSDDANANANGSIGIVKAGEYLRGQGDGSGIWEDEEERRFYENLVDLKGKVPGMLLEEVKKKKAEDEQVGKKIDPAEVEAKQAEAAVDEQSMAIANKTIGAQVDALLARLPDLTSKDAIDQTAIDFCFLNSKASRNRLIKALTDVPKGRGDLLPSWSRLVATLGQYMPDIPKGLVDYLDAEFRSLQRRKEKEFLGQVRLGNIRYLAELTKFGIVPEHVVFHCLKVSLDDFSRMNIEIICNLLENCGRYLLRNPETSPRMASFLETLQRKKSVQHIGQAERMLVENAVYYVDPPQRPAIQQKERTPIELFVRKLVYTDLTKRNYSKVVRQIRRLHWEEKEVVTILHKVLSKPGKVKYSNIHLLVVILSAIHRYHNEFVISVIDTVIESVVFGLEQNNFEFNQRRIAEVKYLAEMYNYRMLDHPVIFEIMYKIMTFGHGGPPIPGRLVSFDMPDDFFRIRLIATILETCGVFFNKGAAGKKLDYFLSFFQYYIYTKDPLPMDIEFLVHDIFSLTRPQWKLASNLEEASEVFRLAVIQDHKTSGMDKIAEQDDRTSAMSSDDEDGNDLQAGEQDDDDDEDAASDEGEIEESEHHGSYANSEYEEEEEIVVTREEEEVDPEYEEEFEREYAKMMAESFGDARKFERKPQFDIPLPVRPKAREATGGEPAEAATTNPGGTMAFSLLTKKGNRQQTRTVELPSDSNFAVALINQRQAAKEEQQRIKNLVLNYDLRENEENDGTTTLRDPLQLYSNIHNRAGNEKTNSYHHHNRIDNRAAKERGGQRVRKLQLSDVDWT, from the exons ATGGATCGCGCGCGCAGAC GCGAGCTGCGCGAGCTCAACCAGAGGGCCTGGAATGGAGAGAAGG ATCTCTTTCCCGTGGGCAAGTCCCTGGACTCGACCATGAAGAAGAATACCGCCTTCATCAAACGTCTCCGTACCGCAATTAGCCCCGCGACCATGAACACCTTTCTCCAGGAGATCAAGACTGTCAGCCTCTCCAAGTATCTCTCCGAAATTGTCTCCGCCTGCCACGAAGGCCTTTGCAAACTCAAATCCCCCGGCGAGATCGAAGCCGGCGTCGAAATTGTCAGCGCCCTCCATCAGCGCTTCGGTCCCGACGAGTTCACCATGTATCTGGGCTGGTATCTCGGCAAGGCTATGGCTACACCGGACAAGAGCTTCCTCAAAACCCTCTCGGCCGAAgccaaagaaaaggaggaacGCGACCGTCTGACCCGTCAGCGTGTTCTCCTGCGCGTCGTGACCGAGCTTTGGCTTGTAGGCATTCTCAAAACCCTCGACGACATCAAGCGGCCTGACGACGCTGCAAACGGAACCACGGGCAAGACCACTGAGGTCAAGTCCCGAGCAGCTGCCAAGGGAGGCGCTGCCGAACCGTTCCCTCTGGAAGTTCTGAAGGATCTCCTGGGCCACGACCGTGAACATGCAAATTTGCCTCTGCTGGTGATTTTCGTCAAGGCTTTTAGCTGGGATGTTTTGGGAGTCAAGTCTGATAGTCGAAAAACAGTCGGGGAAGATGGCACCACCAAAGAGGACGAGACAAACGAAGAGCAGGATGGCACGACGGAGGAAGATGCTCCCTTCACTTCTCCCGAACTCCAAGAGCGCTTTCGAAACGTCCTCAGGCGATATTTTGAGGACGTCAAGGGCCATCTTGTTCGGGATCAAAAGGCCATTTTCAGCCAGTCTCGCAAGAACGCCGAGGCCTACGTGAAATCGGGTGAAGTCTTTGAGGACCGTCAGGCGAACTTTGAGAAGCAGGTGAAGGCCCAAGAGCGCCTTGTGGCCAACGCCCATGTGATCGCCGAAATCATTGGGGCTGAGATGCCCGAGTTGAAGGATAGCGATGACGCCAACGCAAACGCGAACGGCTCGATCGGCATAGTAAAGGCGGGAGAGTACCTCCGTGGACAAGGCGATGGCTCCGGTATctgggaggacgaggaggaacGTCGCTTTTACGAAAACCTGGTTGATCTCAAGGGCAAGGTTCCCGGCATGCTTCTCGAAGAGgtcaagaaaaagaaggccgaggacgagCAAGTCGGTAAGAAGATCGATCCGGCCGAGGTTGAGGCGAAGCAGGCGGAGGCTGCAGTTGATGAGCAGTCCATGGCCATTGCGAACAAGACCATTGGTGCTCAGGTTGATGCTCTTCTTGCTCGGCTTCCGGATCTCACCAGCAAGGATGCCATTGACCAAACCGCCATCGACTTTTGCTTTCTCAACTCCAAGGCTTCTCGGAACAGGCTTATCAAGGCCCTCACAGATGTGCCCAAAGGGCGGGGCGATCTCCTTCCCAGCTGGTCTAGGCTTGTCGCTACCCTTGGCCAATACATGCCAGACATTCCAAAAGGTCTTGTGGACTATCTTGATGCCGAGTTCCGCAGCCTCCAACGCCGCAAAGAGAAGGAGTTCTTGGGCCAGGTCAGACTTGGCAATATCCGCTATCTAGCCGAACTGACCAAGTTTGGGATTGTCCCTGAACACGTCGTTTTCCATTGCCTCAAGGTCAGTCTGGATGATTTCTCTCGAATGAACATCGAGATCATCTGCAACCTCTTGGAGAACTGCGGCCGATACCTGCTCCGCAACCCAGAGACGTCGCCTCGCATGGCCTCCTTCCTGGAGACTCTCCAGCGCAAGAAATCTGTTCAGCATATTGGACAAGCCGAGCGCATGCTTGTCGAGAACGCCGTGTACTATGTcgatcctcctcaacggccGGCCATCCAGCAGAAGGAGAGAACCCCCATCGAGCTCTTTGTCCGGAAGCTGGTCTACACGGATCTGACCAAGCGCAACTACAGCAAGGTTGTCCGGCAGATCCGCAGGCTTCACtgggaagaaaaggaggttGTGACAATCCTTCACAAGGTTCTTTCCAAGCCCGGAAAGGTCAAGTACAGTAACATCCATCTTCTCGTCGTCATTCTGAGCGCTATTCACCGCTATCACAACGAGTTCGTGATCAGCGTTATTGACACCGTCATCGAATCTGTTGTGTTTGGGCTTGAGCAGAACAACTTTGAATTCAACCAGCGCAGAATTGCCGAAGTCAAATACCTGGCAGAGATGTACAACTACAGGATGCTCGACCATCCTGTAATCTTTGAGATCATGTACAAGATCATGACCTTTGGGCATGGAGGACCGCCCATCCCCGGCCGTCTCGTATCCTTTGACATGCCAGACGACTTCTTCCGGATCCGCCTGATTGCGACAATCCTGGAGACCTGCGGTGTGTTCTTCAACAAAGGTGCAGCCGGCAAGAAGCTGGATTatttcctctccttcttccagtACTACATCTACACCAAGGACCCCCTGCCGATGGACATTGAGTTTTTGGTACATGACATCTTCTCGCTCACTCGCCCTCAGTGGAAGCTTGCTTCGAACTTGGAGGAAGCCTCGGAAGTCTTCCGGCTGGCCGTCATTCAAGATCACAAAACCTCAGGCATGGACAAGATTGCCGAGCAGGACGACAGAACTAGTGCTATGTCGagcgacgatgaggatggcaaTGATCTTCAGGCCGGAGAGcaagacgatgatgacgacgaggacgcgGCTTCCGATGAAGGCGAGATCGAGGAATCTGAGCATCACGGCTCCTATGCCAACAGCGAatatgaagaagaggaggagattgtggtCACcagagaagaggaggaagtcgaCCCTGAATACGAAGAAGAGTTTGAGCGGGAGTATGCCAAGATGATGGCTGAAAGCTTTGGGGATGCGCGCAAGTTCGAGCGCAAACCTCAGTTTGATattcccctccccgtccGCCCGAAAGCCCGTGAGGCTACAGGAGGCGAGCCCGCTGAGGCGGCCACGACCAACCCAGGCGGCACTATGGCCTTCTCTTTGCTCACGAAGAAAGGAAACCGTCAACAG ACACGGACTGTTGAACTGCCTTCTGATTCCAACTTTGCCGTGGCTCTGATCAACCAACGCCAGGCAGCCAAGGAGGAACAGCAGCGCATCAAGAACCTTGTCCTCAACTACGATCTCCGCGAGAATGAGGAAAACGACGGTACTACCACCCTCCGGGACCCCCTTCAACTATACAGCAATATTCACAACCGTGCAGGCAACGAGAAAACCAATTcgtatcaccaccacaaccgcaTCGACAACAGAGCCGCCAAGGAGCGCGGTGGACAGCGCGTCCGCAAGCTCCAACTCAGCGACGTCGACTG GACATGA